TGAGTGGTTTGAAAGATAAAAAGGAACAAAAGGAAAAGAGCAAAGATATTTTCAGCCGAGACAAGGACAGAAAAATGTCATCGGAATTCAGTAAAGAAAAGAGAGACAAAAATGCAATGGAAAAACATATAGAAAAAGATAAAGACTTTACAGAaaaaagggagaaagagaaaacAGATAAACATAAAGGAGTTGATATAGAACTTGGTAAGGAAATGAGTTGGCACAGCATAGCAAATGACATCTTCACTGATGAAAGTGGTGATGAGTTAGATTATTGTGACAGAGATCTAGGGAATATTGATATGTGTAGAGCTGACCTACTCCCTGACAAAGAGGAGACAAAAGCAGAAAAGGAATTGGTTCCCcatgagaaacatagaaaatacctggctgataaacaacattcagcAGAGAAACCAAGAGAGAAAGAATTCAAAGATAAGAAAAAGGATAAACTATTGTTAGATTGTGGGAAAGATAAGAGGGAAAAATGTTTGCATGAGAAacataaagaaaagaaagataagGAATCAGTTGataaatttaaagaaaaaaaggaCAAAGTGTTAACAGATTTAAACCTAGAAAAGAAAGTCAAGCCAAAGTTTCCCGAAAAGTTAGAAAAGCAGCACTCAAGTGATGAGAAGTTGAATGGCAAGCCAAAAGAAAAAACTGATAAAGAACTTGTAATAAAAGAAAGGAGGCTATCAAAGGGAATTCCAATAGAAGAAGAGAAGAAATGCTCAGAAAAACTACAAAATTCAACTTTTAATGAATTTAAAGAGGATTCCAATGATAAGACCAGTGAAGTTTCAtcagacagctttatagagcaagCTCATGACTCCACGGTGTGCAGTTTAAATGATGTTTTGAATGTTGGTCAAGACAATGCAGAGGAAAAGTTAAAAGATTCTCTTAATACCttgtattcacaagaaaaatgcAAAGAAAAGGAGAGAAACAGACACCTGTCATCATCATCAAGAAAAAATGAGAGAGACAAGGTGAAAAAAGAAAAGCGGGATAAGTCAGAAGAATTGAAAGAAGCTTCAGGTAAACGGGAGGGTCCAGTGTTTGACCAAGAGCCTTTGATGTCAGATGGAGATTGCTTAAGTCACTTTTTAAAAGttgaaaaggatgatgaattagacaaaagtggagatgctgctttaAGTGACAAGAGGGATAAGAATGAAACTGAAAAGGAATTATCTAAAAAAATAGAGAAGGTCTGCAGTGTTATCATTGGTGTCaaggagagggagaaagacaAGAAAAAGAAAGACAAACATAAGGATAAATCAAAAGATGACAAAGAAAAGTACAAGGAAAAACATGGAGAATCAACCCTGGTGTTCAAGCATTCTAAAGATGAACATAAATCTGGCCTCAAAGACTGTCTTCCTATTGTTAGGGAGTTGGGTGGAAACAAAGATAAAGCAAAAGATGATTGTTCAAAAAATACTGAAgtcaagcaaaaggaaaaaatcaAGGAGACTTCAGAAAAGGACAAAAATGAATCCTTCAAGATTAAAACCACTGAAAATGATAAGCTACACCAAACTAAAGAAATATTACGTAAGGACAGCAGACCTAAGGAAAAGCTTCTGGGTGATGGAGACTTGATGATGACCAGTTTTGAACGTATGCTGAGCCAAAAAGATCTAGAAATTGAAGAGCGCCATAAAAGACATAAAGAGCGAATGAAATTGAAGGAGAAGATGAGGCACAGATCAGGAGATCCCAAGTTGAGAGAGAAAGTCCGAAGTACAGAGGAAATGCGTAAGAAGAATTTTGACTTTTTGGCAAAAAAAAGTTCCCTTGATTCTCAACAAAAGGACAAAAAGCTGAAGGATCAAGGACCAGGACAAACTATGTCTTTGGATGCAAATCCAAAGATACAGCCAGTCACTTGTCCTGATGTAAAAGATTGGCTTTCAACTCCTGGACTGAAAACAAATATGCCTGCTTCGCCAAGATCTGATCAAGATAGGCCAACAGGTGTTCCAAAGATGATTCCATTGGTTTCTTGCCCAAGTTATGAAGATTTACTGCCCACACCACATATGCCTCACTGTGTGAATGAGGATTTTACTGATCTGTTTGAAGGAATAGAGTCCCAAAATTCAGCAACCATGTCAGCAGTATCCATGAATGCCTGTTCCCCTACCTTTTTTGATAGATATGTAAGCATCCCCACAAGCATTCAAAGTAGTACAAATCAAACAACAACTAGCAATGTTCAAGTATCCAGCCTCTTTCGATCAGTGTCAGTGGATACCAGAAGGCCACAAGAAGGATTTGATGTTAATTCGGAGAAGTTCTTCAGGCAGCAAAGTGTGCCTGCATCAGCAGATTATGAAACTTCTATTCCACAGCCAATGGAGGAAAAACCAGTTGTTCATTCTGAGAAATTCTCTGGTTTGTCACCATGTGTTTCACCTGAGTATGGAATTTCCTCACCACAGCTGGAACCATCTCAGTCCAGAGTTGCAAAGGCATTCACTGAAAATCTTACCCCTCCACCTGAGAGTGTTCTTAATCATTTCCATGCAAAATCatcaccatcacaaaaacctgaTCCACTGGAACCATCTCTAGATACCTTAGTCACTGATTTTGCCTTGCCTTTAGATTCTTCAGAGCAGCAACCAAATACTACTTTGATTTCTCCTAATCCAGCTTTAAGTGCCAGCCTTGTGCCTACACTTGGAGACACATTTACTTCCAATGATACAGCCCAGAATAAGCTAAGTTATCCATCTTCTCCACACAGACCAAGTGAACAGATAGTCCTCAGCCCAATGAGTAATTCTTTAGAACATTCAGTGAATTGGTCGATGGGTTCTGAGTTACACCTGAAGTCACCACAAAGATCTTTCAGTGAAACTACCAGGCCACTTTGTCCCCCGGACACTGTACATAATGCAACTTTGCCATTTGTTTCATCTATTTTGTCTCATTTTCCTGAATCCCCAGTCCagtgtcctgtatcagtccctgaCACAGAGCAAGATGAAAACAGGGGTGACATGCCAGGAGAGGAACAAGGGGAAGAGTCTGTAGCATTGGATAACCCTGTTCCATACAGGTCTCCAATGAAAGCAAATTCACCATTTGATACCTGCAAGCCACTTCCTGATCAATCCTGTACTGTGGCTCTAGAAATGCACAACGTTGTAGTTGAAGACCAACAGGAACCAACTAAAGTTGCAGAAAAATGTGATGAACAGAATATTACTGCAAGACAACAAGACGAATCTTTGCCATGGACTGATTCTTTTCCAGCTTCCATAGATGATCTTGATCTGGGGCCATTTTCACTTCCTGTGCTGCCATTACAAGACAAAGATGAcccagacattgaaatgacagaACCTGAATCTGAAGAGAGGACTAAGATAATTGAAGAAACTAGTGATCCAGTGGTTACTAGCACAAGTACTGAAGATACAGATCATGTTGCTGTACCAACAGGGGAAGAACATGGTGCTATCAGCGAGATTCTAAAAGCAGTTCCTACAGCAGAGGAGGATAAAATTGAGGATACTATAGAAAACACCTCATTAAGCCCTGAAGAGATTGGAGAAAAGGATATTCAGCAAGTATCATCTCAACATAGTGAAGCAAGTACAGAACTTGAAGATAAACCTGTGGCAGTTACTTCTAATTCATTGGTGGATGACAGCAAAGTGCTTGAAACTGCAGAAGCAACATCTAAATCCGTGATCGAGGCAGCAAAGCCAAACAAAGTAGAAGAGATTCCTCAACGGATCACAAGGAACCGAGCACAAATGTTGGCTAATCTAAATAAGCAAAATAACGCTGTTAACTTAGAGAAGGATACTGCTACTCCTCAGTTAGGAAAGCCAAAAGGGCGTGTAGTAGAGGAGGATGACTCGCAGGCACAGCATCCACGCAAGAGAAAAATCCCTCGTGGAAATCATCAGCCAATGATTCTCACCCCATCAGCACAGCAGACTCGAGAAATGATTCAGCAAACGTTGGCAGCTATTGTTGATGCGATTAAATTAGATGATATCGAACCATACCACAGTGACAGATCCAACCCTTATTTTGAGTATCTCCAAATTCGTAAAAAGATTGAGGAAAAGCGCAAAATCTTGTGCTGTATCATCCCACAAGCGCCTCAGTGCTATGCTGAATATGTCACCTACACTGGTTCCTATTTGTTGGATGGAAAGCCCCTGAGCAAACTCCATATCCCTGTGGTAAGTGGAAGTCTTGTTAATATATTttcccaatttttaaaaaattcctgCTTATTTTGGATGTAATCCTATCCATTCAATTCATTTTCAGTGGCTAGcaaaggtgcaggagtaggccatttggcccttcgagccagcaccaccattcactgtgattatggctgatcatccacaatcagtactccgttcctgccctctccccatatcccttgactccgctatctttaagagctctatctaactctttcttgaaagcatccagagaattggcctccactgccttctgaggcagagcattccatagatccacaaccctctgggtgaaaaagtttttcctgaactccgttctaaatggcctaccccttatacttaaactgtggcctctggttctggactcccccaacattgggaacatgtttcctgcctctagcgtgtccaatcccttaataatcttatatgtttcaatcagatcccctctcatccttctaaattccagtgtatacaagccgaATCGCTCAAATCTTTAAACATATGACAGTCCtaccatcccgggaatcaacctcgtgaacctacgctgcactcccttaatagcaagaatgtccttcctcagatttggagaccaaaactgaacactatactccaggtgtggtctcaccagggccctgtacaactgcagaaggacccctttgctcctatactcaactccccttgttatgaaagctttcttcactgcctgctgtacctgcatgcttactttcagtgactgatgaacaaggacacctagatctcgtacttccccttttccgaacttgacaccattcagagagtaatctgccttcctgtacttaccaccaaagtgaataacctcacatttatccacattaaactacatctgcccactcacccaacctgtccaagtcaccctacattctcctaacatcctcctcatatttcacactgccacccagctttgtgtcatctgcaattaTCAATAAGCTATTCATAGATGTAGAAAATCATAGTTCTGAATTATCATATTCTAATAACCAAATCTTAgctgattcagaatcaggttttattatcaccagcacgtgaagtgaaatttgttaacttagcagcagttcaatgcagtacataatctaacagagagagaataaaataaaacataataataaacaaataaatcaattatgtctattgaatagatttttttaaatgtgcaaaaacaaatactgtatattttaaaaaagtgaggtaatgtccaaagcttcaatgtccatttaggaatcggatagcagagaggaagaagctgttcctgaatcgctgagtgtgtgtcttcaggcttctgtatctcctgcctgatgataacagtgagaaaaaggcataccctgggtgctgaaggtccttaataatggacgctgcctttctgagacaccgctccctaaagatgtcctgggtactttgtaggctagtacccaagatggagctgactagatttacaaccttctgcagcttctgtcGGTCTGgtgtagtagcccctccacaccagacagtgatgtagcctgtcagaatgctctccctgctacaactatagaagtttttgagtgtatttgttgacatgccaaatctcttcaaactcctaataaagtataactgcagtcttgccttctttatgactacatcaatatgttgggaccaggttagatcctcagagaacttgacacccaggaacttgactcACTCTTAAAGAATTCACAAGTCATTACCAAAAAAAATCTTAAAATTTTGGCTGATAGTTTTAACACATGCACAGATGATGTGATTTTGTGTTACAAgaaaaataatatataaatagagagagggagagttttcTGGGAATTCATTTTTCCCACCCCCCCATAAAACTGGATTTGACCATATTGGGGCAATATAGGATCATTGGTGTCATCCACTGATCATGTGACTCATTGCTCTTCCTGCATAAATGTAGAATcatgtatgtcatgaaaattgtacTGGCACACAATGTTACAGAACAAATTAGTGTGCTTAAACAACTCTACTTCCTGAACTTTGGAGCCTCCTGATGATACTGTTTAGTTGATGCCAGTAGTAGTTAGCTTACTGCATGCTATGTAATCTCACCTACACTTTTACTCTTTCGTACTATATGGCTGGCTATTAGGGCCGTATAgtaaggaagaagaagaagaatggtTTTAATTCTTGCGCGCATTTTTTTCCTGTCCTAGTCCCCTCACCAGTGCTGCTTTAACTGTAGCACAGCTGGTGGATTGTTGGCTAACTTTGGCTAAGGAAACAGCAGATAGCCACGAGGAACaattctgtgcactctggtcccagACAGGGAGATTCTCTGGTTTACATTTGGCCTCATTGTAACAGTATACAATCCCAGACAGGGTTATGATGGTGaattaaagtggcaggcaggcaggcaccAATTAAATTGGTGCTCCCCACCAACCatttttattgaaatacagtaaACAAAACTGAAGTTGCTGGAGTTTTGTCTAATCTTACTTTTATATTTTATACACATTTACAAAATGTAGAAAGAAACTAATGTAAatgattatagaaacatagaaaacctacaacacattccaggcccttaggcccacaatgctgtgctgaacatgtacttactaaagaaattactcataagggttacccatagccctctatttttctaagctccatatacctgtccaggagtctcttaaaagacccaattgtatctgcctccaccatcgtcgccagcagcctattccatgcactcaccactctctgtataaaaagacttacctctgacatctcctctgtacctacttccaagcaccttaaaactgtgccctttcgtgttagccatttttgTCCTGGGAAaagccctctgactatccacatgatcaatgcctctcaatatcttgtacacttctatcaggtcacctttcatcctccaccactccaaggagaaaaggccgaattcactcagcctgttctcgtaaagcatactccccaatccagacaacattcttgtaaatctcctctacacccttcctatggtttccatgtccttcatgtagtgaggtgaccagaactgaaggcagtactccaagtggggtctgaccagggtcctatatagctgcaacataacctcttgactcttaaactcaatcccacgattaatgaaggccaacgtaccgtataccttcttaaccacacagtcaacctgcacagaggcttggagtgtcctatggacttgaaccccaagatccctctgatcctccatactgccaaaaGTCTactgttaatactatattctgccatcatatttgacttaacaaaataaaccaccttacatttctctgggttgaactccatctgccacttcttagcccagtttttcatcctatcattgtcccattgtaacctctgacagccttccacactatccacaacatccctaacctttgtttcatcagcaaatttactaacccatccttccacttcctcatccaggtcatttagaaaaatcatgaagagaaggggtcccagaacagatccctaaggcacaccattggtcaccaacctccatgcagaatatgacctgtctgcaaccactctttgccttctgtaggcaagccaatcctggatccacagagcaagatccccttggatcccatacctctttactttctcaataagccttgcatggggtatcttatcaaatgccttgctgaaatccatatacactacatcaactgctctaccttcatcaacgtattttgtcacatcctcaaaaaattcagtcaggcttgtaaggcacgatctgcctttgatgacgccatgctgactattccttatcatattatgcctgtccaaatgttcataaatcctgcctctcaggatcttttccatcaacttatcagccactgaagtaagactcactggtctgtaatttcctgggctatctctactccctttcttgaataagggaacaacatctgcaacccttcaatcctctggaacctctcccctccccattaATAACGCAAAGATCATTGTTAGAGgatcagtaatctcctccctcacctcccacagtaggctGAGGTACATCTCGTTCAGTCCCAGAGACGTATCCAActtgttgctttccaaaagctccagcacaccctTTTTCTTACTGTCtatatgctgaagcttttcaatccactgtactTCATCCCTACGTTCACCAAGATCctcttctgtagtgaatactgaagcaaagtattcattaagtacctctgctatctcctccaactccatacactcttttccactgttacacttcattggtcctattctctcacattttaTCCTCTTGATTATATTAAATATTTCTACATAATCTATATTAGGTATTTTAAGGCCCAGTCAAGTAGCACAAACGTGATAACAGTCTGCTGAATTAACCGTAATTGCTACTGTTATGACTTGGATGTCAAATAAATGCATGTGTTAATTTTTTTGATCTCAATATTAAAGTGATTTTTGGAAAGTGATCACACTGGATGAGGAATATTTTGTGAGGTGCATTACTTTTTAGGAATAGCTGGCGCAAATAATTTGATTATGTTTGAATGCAATAGGTAATGTTTCTAGACTAGGTTTAGAAACAATAGGTTTAGGACATGCCAGGTGGAAGTTCTTAACTTTAAACGAATTGTTTCAATTTCTTAGATTGCACCACCTCCATCTTTGTGTGAGCCTCTGAAAGAACTTTTCAGGC
This sequence is a window from Hemitrygon akajei chromosome 17, sHemAka1.3, whole genome shotgun sequence. Protein-coding genes within it:
- the ankrd11 gene encoding ankyrin repeat domain-containing protein 11; amino-acid sequence: MPKGGCSKTPQSEDYPLSIDMVEKQSGKKDKEKISCNKTPKLDRSDGGKEVKEKASKRKLPFTIGVNSCDQKDSDTEKQGPERKRVKKEAGARRSGLFGAGIRAGCPLSERQQVALLMQMTAEESANSPDRTPKHPSQSIFGQKRTPSSASKTKDKVNKRNERGETRLHRAAIRGDARRIKELISEGADVNVKDFAGWTALHEACNRGYYDVAKQLLAAGAEVNTKGLDDDAPLHDAANNGHRKVVKLLLKYGGNPHQSNRKGETPLKIANSPTMVNLLLGKGSCSSSDESSTETSEDEDAPSVAPSSSIDGNNTDSEFEKGLRHKIKRQELSKTVTPVKDEYEFDEDDEEDRVPPVDDKHLLKKDYRKDLKQNNCISIPKLETKTYSKNSLLTPKKAPRRILSDTNSSDEEDRLISFSPPLTRPSVHSSLPVASSKQRESPIKKQQKEKTKMKKKWKKDMKSKEGRLGKNEDQFNSSATDSNDSESEEDKGLIQSGLGMKDSYMSLKESTMFSSLSASCSSSQGSYASSKHIPSLARQHSKPWRADGWKSNMSPVWSDVSSLSDSVRTRLTSESDYSSEDSSLESVKQVKEKRDHKKKSLVDGDETEKRMAEDIFKILNADEIVQKFDKQGKVVKKHKMKHKHKMKDKEKGRSHNILTDSDKFSKCLNLESDEFKPKVEKSLNTETENLSIDRVKIVKHDKEQLKKEEKEKPFKVKSEERDWLLKDEEGKACKEDKLKKIKDLSKDNFKCVKEEKDKMFKVNKEKPFKGKPSKEEKFKIQKDDKRKIKDKSLKAEKHLKQDKEKSAKDDKEKLRKDKVHKDESDYEVPKIKSHFLDSDDRFSVSDHEEKWFSDLSSNSSVYDVKGETNWGLTVKDLKEHKDGTTGKQAIEAIKEECKDKKKESKLKDKRELNEKRYDKDCLRKKDREYVDKSVEKKKEEFDKHKLGQGCFLDKEKRKKDSLETVKDRKDKDAIENIKERKDTVCDFSKERKDMKGKADDVSKTDAKECGNESFFKEKFESDFSGRTLEARERHYSGKEKEKKDGTERKEKIKIEKCKEKSKDRASVEFEKEKNEKSLTDKFLKEKDADKEKLFRELSGLKDKKEQKEKSKDIFSRDKDRKMSSEFSKEKRDKNAMEKHIEKDKDFTEKREKEKTDKHKGVDIELGKEMSWHSIANDIFTDESGDELDYCDRDLGNIDMCRADLLPDKEETKAEKELVPHEKHRKYLADKQHSAEKPREKEFKDKKKDKLLLDCGKDKREKCLHEKHKEKKDKESVDKFKEKKDKVLTDLNLEKKVKPKFPEKLEKQHSSDEKLNGKPKEKTDKELVIKERRLSKGIPIEEEKKCSEKLQNSTFNEFKEDSNDKTSEVSSDSFIEQAHDSTVCSLNDVLNVGQDNAEEKLKDSLNTLYSQEKCKEKERNRHLSSSSRKNERDKVKKEKRDKSEELKEASGKREGPVFDQEPLMSDGDCLSHFLKVEKDDELDKSGDAALSDKRDKNETEKELSKKIEKVCSVIIGVKEREKDKKKKDKHKDKSKDDKEKYKEKHGESTLVFKHSKDEHKSGLKDCLPIVRELGGNKDKAKDDCSKNTEVKQKEKIKETSEKDKNESFKIKTTENDKLHQTKEILRKDSRPKEKLLGDGDLMMTSFERMLSQKDLEIEERHKRHKERMKLKEKMRHRSGDPKLREKVRSTEEMRKKNFDFLAKKSSLDSQQKDKKLKDQGPGQTMSLDANPKIQPVTCPDVKDWLSTPGLKTNMPASPRSDQDRPTGVPKMIPLVSCPSYEDLLPTPHMPHCVNEDFTDLFEGIESQNSATMSAVSMNACSPTFFDRYVSIPTSIQSSTNQTTTSNVQVSSLFRSVSVDTRRPQEGFDVNSEKFFRQQSVPASADYETSIPQPMEEKPVVHSEKFSGLSPCVSPEYGISSPQLEPSQSRVAKAFTENLTPPPESVLNHFHAKSSPSQKPDPLEPSLDTLVTDFALPLDSSEQQPNTTLISPNPALSASLVPTLGDTFTSNDTAQNKLSYPSSPHRPSEQIVLSPMSNSLEHSVNWSMGSELHLKSPQRSFSETTRPLCPPDTVHNATLPFVSSILSHFPESPVQCPVSVPDTEQDENRGDMPGEEQGEESVALDNPVPYRSPMKANSPFDTCKPLPDQSCTVALEMHNVVVEDQQEPTKVAEKCDEQNITARQQDESLPWTDSFPASIDDLDLGPFSLPVLPLQDKDDPDIEMTEPESEERTKIIEETSDPVVTSTSTEDTDHVAVPTGEEHGAISEILKAVPTAEEDKIEDTIENTSLSPEEIGEKDIQQVSSQHSEASTELEDKPVAVTSNSLVDDSKVLETAEATSKSVIEAAKPNKVEEIPQRITRNRAQMLANLNKQNNAVNLEKDTATPQLGKPKGRVVEEDDSQAQHPRKRKIPRGNHQPMILTPSAQQTREMIQQTLAAIVDAIKLDDIEPYHSDRSNPYFEYLQIRKKIEEKRKILCCIIPQAPQCYAEYVTYTGSYLLDGKPLSKLHIPVIAPPPSLCEPLKELFRQQEAVRGKLRLQHSIEREKLIVSCEQEILRVHCRAARTIANQAVPFSACTMLLDSEVYNMPSENQGDENKTSVRDRFNARQFISWLQDVDDKYDRMKTCLLMRQQHEAAALNAVQRMEWQLKVQELDPAGHKSLCVTEVPSFYVPMVDVNDDFVLLPA